One segment of Syngnathus scovelli strain Florida chromosome 6, RoL_Ssco_1.2, whole genome shotgun sequence DNA contains the following:
- the wash1 gene encoding WASH complex subunit 1 isoform X1 gives MVRMTQKLCLEGQVYSVPLIQPDLRREEAVNQIADALFFLETISTDIFRRVSESVEKNRRHLQSVTDRIRLVQARVDKIKGSKKATKVFSSAKYPAPDRLQDYSSIFTGATDPSTQPRPRQRIQNKLRPFDEKTLQEKLVYFPVCASKKKKSEDETEEGLGSLPRNISSVSSLLLFNTTENLYKKYVFLDPLAGAVIKTHTAIETEKEEKPFDAPLSITKREQLERLTAENYFYVPDLGQVPEIDVPSYLPDLPGIADDLSYSADLGPGFAPSGPTHNIPELPSFSEDSAGDHPSVPPPPPPPPPPPPPPAPPAPATPAGQPPPPPPPPPPPPAEIAPHGVPRSGPVPSAPSEVVQPSDGRASLLESIRNAGGIGKAKLRNVKERKMEKKKQKEQEQVVAASSGVDFMSDLFNKLAMRRKGISGKGPVGGDSNDTPASAGGAFARMSDVIPPLPAPQTAADDDDWEV, from the exons ATGGTCAG GATGACCCAGAAGCTCTGCCTGGAAGGTCAGGTGTACTCGGTGCCTCTCATCCAGCCGGACCTGAGAAGAGAGGAGGCCGTTAACCAAATAGCAGATGCATTATTCTTCCTGGAGACCATCTCCACTGACATATTTAGGAG AGTGTCCGAGAGCGTCGAGAAAAATCGCCGCCATCTGCAGAGCGTCACCGACCGGATCCGACTGGTTCAGGCTCGCGTTGACAAAATCAAAGGCAGTAAAAAAGCCACCAAG GTTTTTTCCAGTGCAAAGTACCCGGCCCCAGACCGACTCCAGGACTACTCGTCAATCTTCACCGGGGCCACCGACCCCTCGACGCAACCCCGTCCACGGCAAAGAATACAGAACAAACTTCGACCCTTTGACGAGAAGACTTTACAG GAGAAGTTGGTCTACTTCCCCGTGTGCGCAAGCAAAAAGAAGAAGTCAGAGGATGAGACGGAAGAAGGGCTGGGTAGCCTTCCGCGCAACATCTCCTCCGTCAGCTCCTTGTTGCTCTTCAACACCACCGAGAACct CTACAAGAAGTACGTCTTCCTCGACCCTCTGGCGGGAGCTGTGATCAAGACGCACACGGCCATCGAGACGGAAAAAGAGGAGAAACCTTTTGATGCTCCGCTGTCCATCACAAAGAGAGAGCAGCTGGAGAGACTG ACGGCAGAGAACTACTTCTACGTACCAGACTTGGGTCAGGTGCCAGAGATCGACGTGCCGTCATACCTGCCGGACCTGCCCGGCATCGCCGACGACTTGTCCTACAGCGCCGACCTGGGGCCCGGTTTCGCCCCGTCGGGACCCACGCACAACATTCCCGAGCTTCCATCCTTCTCGGAGGACAGCGCAG GGGATCACCCAAgcgttcctcctcctcctcccccgccgccgccgccaccacctcctccagctcctcctgcACCCGCCACACCTGCTGGAcaaccgccgccgccaccacctcctcctccaccacctcctGCAGAAATCGCTCCACACGGAGTTCCTCGTTCAG GCCCAGTGCCCAGCGCCCCCAGCGAAGTGGTCCAGCCCTCAGACGGCCGAGCCAGCCTCCTGGAGTCCATCCGCAATGCCGGCGGCATCGGCAAAGCCAAGTTGCGCAACGTCAAGGAGCGCAAGATGGAGAAGAAGAAACAGAAGGAGCAGGAACAAG TCGTAGCAGCTTCCAGCGGCGTCGACTTCATGTCCGACCTCTTCAACAAGCTGGCCATGCGCAGGaaag gTATTTCTGGGAAGGGTCCAGTCGGTGGGGATTCAAACGACACCCCCGCCAGTGCCGGAGGAGCCTTCGCAAGAATGTCAGACGTCATCCCTCCACTTCCCGCCCCGCAAACGGCGGCAGATGACGACGACTGGGAGGTGTGA
- the ddx11 gene encoding ATP-dependent DNA helicase DDX11: protein MEIGRSQFPFPYQPYTIQEDFMRSLYSALDQGKVGIFESPTGTGKSLSLICGALSWLTDLNNKRKEEAAVRLQESETSLSSSDPDASSQSSSAEPDWISSFVQKKAERDLVSKLKEDEIKRKKREERLELIRNNVQLKYAMKRKSCEEDEAFKLLQLSKEDQTDAEANQEDEDLIIAEYESDDESKSKNRSSMAEEEDDDELVEEHVTKIYYCSRTHSQLAQFVHEVQKSPFSKDISLVIMGSRQNLCVNEEVRRLGSIQRINDRCMEMQKNKHEKPHHDEGAKRKRGPPKSVCPYNKVSALHQMRDELLGSVLDIEHLLKFGRENHSCPYYATRLAVPQAQLVVLPYQMVLHEATRRAAGIQLKDQVVIIDEAHNLSDTLSCIHSAELSGAQLCRAHSQLSQYAERFRSRLKAKNVMYIKQVLFVIEGLVRALGGKVGQNPQSQSTQAATEMLTINNFLFRAQIDNINLFKLHRYFEKSMISRKLGGFVEKYAGSGMTPHTPVSSTKVNRRTEGLNRYLQSLHGNESPAPVSTNVQQGSLETLAASPMMQVESFFMALTNSNADGRVVIHKQGNLSESSVKFLLLNPAVHFAQVLKDCRSVIIAGGTMQPVSDFKQELLFSAGVGEERIAEFSCGHVIPPENLLPIVLCSGPSGQELDFTYQNRDSPRMMDETGRILSNICNVVPGGVVCFFPSYEYSKRIVDHWESAGVLTRLANKKKIFQEPKKANQVEQVLAEFSRCIQRCAQQGGGNQTGALLFSVVGGKMSEGINFSDDLGRCVVMVGMPYPNIKSPELQEKMSYLDKHLTHSGGKSPGQALIENLCMKAVNQSIGRAIRHRGDYSSIVLCDRRYSRHGTLAKLPAWIRSQTRTHQSFGPAFAALRKFFVEKKQKLA, encoded by the exons GGTAAATCTCTGAGTCTTATATGCGGAGCGCTGAGCTGGCTGACAGACCTtaacaacaaaagaaaagaagaagcggCCGTCCGGTTGCAGGAGAGCGAGACTTCACTTTCTTCATCCGACCCAGATGCTTCGTCCCAGAGTTCGTCTGCAGAGCCGGACTGGATCAGCAGTTTTGTGCAGAAAAAGGCTGAACGGGATTTAGTGTCAAAGTTGAAG GAGGATGAAATCAAAAGAAAGAAGCGAGAGGAGCGATTGGAACTGATTAGGAACAACGTTCAACTGAAGTATGCCATGAAAAGAAAG AGCTGCGAAGAGGACGAAGCATTCAAGTTGTTGCAGCTCAGTAAAGAAGATCAAACCGACGCAGAAGCAAATCAAGAAGACGAGGATCTTATTATCGCAGAGTATGAAAGCGATGATGAGTCCAAGTCGAAGAACAg ATCCAGCAtggctgaagaagaagatgacgacGAGTTAGTCGAAGAGCATGTCACAAAG ATTTACTACTGCAGTCGCACACACTCACAGCTTGCTCAGTTCGTCCACGAGGTCCAGAAGAGCCCCTTCAGCAAGGACATCAGTCTGGTCATAATGGGATCCCGGCAG AATCTTTGCGTCAACGAGGAAGTGCGACGCTTGGGCAGCATTCAGCGTATCAACGACCGCTGCATGGAGatgcagaaaaacaaacatg AAAAGCCGCATCACGACGAAGGCGCCAAGCGGAAACGaggtccgccgaaaagcgtctgtCCGTACAACAAAGTATCGGCGCTACACCAGATGAGGGACGAGCTGTTAGGCAGCGTCCTCGACATCGAGCATCTCCTGAAGTTTGGCAGGGAAAACCATTCGTGTCCTTACTACGCCACGCGCCTTGCTGTCCCCCAGGCGCAG TTGGTGGTGTTGCCTTATCAGATGGTGCTGCACGAAGCCACAAGGCGGGCGGCGGGGATTCAGTTGAAGGACCAG GTGGTGATCATCGATGAAGCTCACAACCTTAGTGACACTCTCTCCTGTATACACAGTGCAGAGCTCAGCGGAGCTCAG CTCTGCCGGGCCCACTCGCAGCTTAGCCAGTATGCTGAACGCTTCAG gagccgGCTGAAGGCGAAGAATGTCATGTATATCAAACAAGTTCTTTTTGTGATTGAGGGGCTGGTGCGAGCGCTGGGAG GCAAGGTGGGTCAGAATCCACAAAGCCAAAGCACGCAAGCAG caACAGAGATGCtgactatcaacaactttctttttCGAGCTCAAATCGACAACATCAACTTATTTAAG ctCCACAGATACTTCGAGAAGAGCATGATCAGCAGAAAA CTGGGTGGTTTTGTGGAGAAGTACGCAGGTTCGGGCATGACCCCCCACACTCCTGTTAGTTCCACTAAGGTGAACAGGCGCACGGAGGGCTTGAACCGCTACCTTCAGTCCTTGCACGGCAACGAGAGCCCAGCACCAG TTTCTACAAACGTCCAGCAGGGGTCGTTAGAGACACTGGCTGCTTCCCCCATGATGCAAGTTGAGAGCTTCTTCATGGCGCTCACCAACAGCAACGCTGACGGCCGGGTGGTCATACACAAACAAG GAAATCTTTCCGAGAGCAGCGTCAAGTTCCTTCTCTTGAACCCGGCTGTCCACTTCGCTCAGGTGTTGAAGGACTGCAGGTCCGTCATTATCGCGGGAGGAACCATGCAACCC GTTTCAGACTTCAAACAAGAGCTGCTGTTTTCCGCCGGAGTCGGAGAAGAGCGTATCGCTGAGTTTTCCTGCG gtcaTGTAATTCCACCCGAGAACCTTCTTCCCATCGTCCTGTGTAGCGGTCCATCTGGTCAAGAGTTGGATTTCACGTACCAAAACAGAGACTCTCCTCGCATG ATGGACGAGACGGGCCGCATCCTTTCGAATATCTGCAACGTGGTGCCAGGCGGTGTGGTGTGCTTCTTCCCGTCGTACGAGTACTCAAAGCGTATTGTGGATCACTGGGAGTCTGCTGGCGTTCTGACCCGGCTCGCCAATAAGAAGAAG aTTTTCCAGGAGCCCAAGAAGGCCAACCAGGTGGAGCAGGTGCTGGCCGAGTTCTCTCGTTGTATCCAG AGATGCGCTCAGCAAGGAGGCGGCAACCAAACGGGGGCGCTGCTGTTCTCCGTGGTGGGTGGGAAAATGAGCGAGGGCATCAATTTCTCCGACGACCTCGGCAG GTGTGTGGTGATGGTGGGAATGCCTTATCCCAACATCAAATCACCAGAACTGCAGGAAAAGATGTCTTACCtggacaaacacctg ACTCACAGTGGAGGGAAGAGCCCAGGCCAAGCACTAATAGAAAACCTCTGCATGAAAGCTGTCAATCAGTCGATAG GCAGAGCTATCCGTCACCGTGGTGATTACTCCTCCATTGTGCTGTGCGACCGACGCTACTCTCGTCACGGCACCTTGGCTAAACTTCCGGCGTGGATCCGGAGTCAGACCAGAACGCACCAAAGCTTCGGCCCGGCGTTCGCAGCCTTGCGGAAG TTCTTTGTGGAGAAGAAGCAAAAACTCGCCTAG
- the wash1 gene encoding WASH complex subunit 1 isoform X2 has product MVRMTQKLCLEGQVYSVPLIQPDLRREEAVNQIADALFFLETISTDIFRRVSESVEKNRRHLQSVTDRIRLVQARVDKIKGSKKATKVFSSAKYPAPDRLQDYSSIFTGATDPSTQPRPRQRIQNKLRPFDEKTLQEKLVYFPVCASKKKKSEDETEEGLGSLPRNISSVSSLLLFNTTENLYKKYVFLDPLAGAVIKTHTAIETEKEEKPFDAPLSITKREQLERLTAENYFYVPDLGQVPEIDVPSYLPDLPGIADDLSYSADLGPGFAPSGPTHNIPELPSFSEDSAGDHPSVPPPPPPPPPPPPPPAPPAPATPAGQPPPPPPPPPPPPAEIAPHGVPRSVPSAPSEVVQPSDGRASLLESIRNAGGIGKAKLRNVKERKMEKKKQKEQEQVVAASSGVDFMSDLFNKLAMRRKGISGKGPVGGDSNDTPASAGGAFARMSDVIPPLPAPQTAADDDDWEV; this is encoded by the exons ATGGTCAG GATGACCCAGAAGCTCTGCCTGGAAGGTCAGGTGTACTCGGTGCCTCTCATCCAGCCGGACCTGAGAAGAGAGGAGGCCGTTAACCAAATAGCAGATGCATTATTCTTCCTGGAGACCATCTCCACTGACATATTTAGGAG AGTGTCCGAGAGCGTCGAGAAAAATCGCCGCCATCTGCAGAGCGTCACCGACCGGATCCGACTGGTTCAGGCTCGCGTTGACAAAATCAAAGGCAGTAAAAAAGCCACCAAG GTTTTTTCCAGTGCAAAGTACCCGGCCCCAGACCGACTCCAGGACTACTCGTCAATCTTCACCGGGGCCACCGACCCCTCGACGCAACCCCGTCCACGGCAAAGAATACAGAACAAACTTCGACCCTTTGACGAGAAGACTTTACAG GAGAAGTTGGTCTACTTCCCCGTGTGCGCAAGCAAAAAGAAGAAGTCAGAGGATGAGACGGAAGAAGGGCTGGGTAGCCTTCCGCGCAACATCTCCTCCGTCAGCTCCTTGTTGCTCTTCAACACCACCGAGAACct CTACAAGAAGTACGTCTTCCTCGACCCTCTGGCGGGAGCTGTGATCAAGACGCACACGGCCATCGAGACGGAAAAAGAGGAGAAACCTTTTGATGCTCCGCTGTCCATCACAAAGAGAGAGCAGCTGGAGAGACTG ACGGCAGAGAACTACTTCTACGTACCAGACTTGGGTCAGGTGCCAGAGATCGACGTGCCGTCATACCTGCCGGACCTGCCCGGCATCGCCGACGACTTGTCCTACAGCGCCGACCTGGGGCCCGGTTTCGCCCCGTCGGGACCCACGCACAACATTCCCGAGCTTCCATCCTTCTCGGAGGACAGCGCAG GGGATCACCCAAgcgttcctcctcctcctcccccgccgccgccgccaccacctcctccagctcctcctgcACCCGCCACACCTGCTGGAcaaccgccgccgccaccacctcctcctccaccacctcctGCAGAAATCGCTCCACACGGAGTTCCTCGTTCAG TGCCCAGCGCCCCCAGCGAAGTGGTCCAGCCCTCAGACGGCCGAGCCAGCCTCCTGGAGTCCATCCGCAATGCCGGCGGCATCGGCAAAGCCAAGTTGCGCAACGTCAAGGAGCGCAAGATGGAGAAGAAGAAACAGAAGGAGCAGGAACAAG TCGTAGCAGCTTCCAGCGGCGTCGACTTCATGTCCGACCTCTTCAACAAGCTGGCCATGCGCAGGaaag gTATTTCTGGGAAGGGTCCAGTCGGTGGGGATTCAAACGACACCCCCGCCAGTGCCGGAGGAGCCTTCGCAAGAATGTCAGACGTCATCCCTCCACTTCCCGCCCCGCAAACGGCGGCAGATGACGACGACTGGGAGGTGTGA